A window from Toxoplasma gondii ME49 chromosome IX, whole genome shotgun sequence encodes these proteins:
- a CDS encoding Sodium:neurotransmitter symporter family protein (encoded by transcript TGME49_264870~Predicted trans-membrane domain (TMHMM2.0):223-246:255-278:298-321:425-448:460-483:542-565:583-606:609-632:652-675:684-707:713-736:745-768:913-936:950-973), which translates to MPISAGVSSPEEPAASLSRIADASCSPAVPAKKSRSRRNGPVSPLSAVSSGGSSEAAKSDGLRAAIRAAAVSAAVAPPSPSAAPRASALPPSPLASVPPQPVTSSAFSRSLSGRSVNSPFAGSGPIPCEKPPGPVDVVLEQPCIYKQQDFSVPLRVAPDAVSDGGSRRGSAASTRSTQNGSGKTALGFAGEAVVCVEKDGDEDRQVPFSRLASMSSSVMEWQSRFAFVLAAVGAAVGIGCVWRFPTYCYKFGGGAFLIPYFLMLVLVGMPLLALEMSLGQVFRGGHMRVFNLISPRLRGLAASTMLQAFFICAYYSVFLSWGLHYFFACWQTPLPWVVSPAELDFCTQFQDETACEAAGRPSPSGGESPEPSPAAQSLPGSLTETGATACVWLATSSPGLPHGHCTADIRQKAQDFLFSGVLSFSAAYPGGLALPVLLGLAFVWVQLFCSLFKGLQSLTAVIYAAVLLPVFAICLVMVSALTLDGASLGLSHLFSVNWEALVEQPEIWGEAASQVFFSLGVFQGVMTAYASHKKVSQNTILDATAVAASNAVLSFVSGVATFAIAGHVAKRVGEVDEATGAADLSAMNIAGNQLVFVLYPISLATLPAPQLFCALFFLAFFLLGITSAISFVQPAIDLLKESKLWRGTKRWKLTLAACVLGFVLGVPFCLRSGIYLIESADYHWSVVGLTFLGCCEAVAFGWVYGMGRQVEVLGFLPVAVHAFSYLGGVSLAALILFVAAPPSRCALALATALPLMLAGASLALYLCPHMEASQAPGDRASPLQGTSRKQSVSSLSAASRRERLGDPERCQVGLQVQAAEVRGDNNACFSALDDRLGRSGGYAVEPEDSLRSAEGMPPSSTSFLGPQGAAGLPSRTGRRLSIWDRIYWLYFGNVEHLRLHLNAITASKARVFCLWPVWSVVIKYVCPAILLFLLFNELGKGAFLYFGGLPLAYHIVAIAVLAFVAFFVFLGSLLPEFFHGFVTERRPLGGKVFARRQRHAAEAAAAVPAAGVSKGVSPASVATASGIAGKQDTERSN; encoded by the coding sequence ATGCCGATCTCTGCgggtgtctcttcgcctgaGGAGCCTGCGGCCTCTTTGTCTCGCATCGCCGACGCATCGTGTTCGCCCGCGGTGCCGGCGAAGAAGTCCCGGTCTCGCCGGAACGGCCctgtgtctccactgtctgcTGTCTCATCGGGAGGAAGTTCGGAGGCCGCGAAGAGCGATGGTTTGAGAGCAGCTATTCGCGCAGCAGCTGTTTCGGCGGCTGTCGCGCCCCCAAGTCCCAGTGCCGCGCCTCGGGCCAGTGCGCTCCcaccgtctcctctcgcctcggtTCCGCCCCAGCCAGTCACCTCCTCGgctttctcgcgttcgcttTCTGGGCGCTCTGTGAACTCGCCGTTCGCCGGCTCTGGCCCGATCCCCTGCGAGAAGCCCCCAGGCCCTGTCGATGTGGTACTCGAGCAGCCGTGTATCTACAAACAGCAGGACTTCTCTGTGCCCCTGCGCGTCGCACCGGACGCAGTCTCCGACGGGGGGTCTCGGCGCGGGTCTGCGGCCTCGACGCGTTCGACGCAGAACGGGAGCGGGAAGACTGCGCTGGGTTTCGCAGGCGAGGCAGTGGTGTGTGtggagaaggacggagacgaagaccgACAAGTTCCCTTCAGTCGGCTCGCGTCAATGTCCTCTTCAGTGATGGAGTGGCAGAGCCGATTCGCGTTTGTCCTCGCGGCAGTAGGCGCCGCTGTCGGCATCGGGTGTGTCTGGAGATTCCCCACCTACTGCTACAAGTTCGGGGGAGGCGCGTTTCTTATCCCCTACTTCCTGATGCTGGTCCTCGTAGGCATGCCGCTCCTCGCGCTCGAGATGTCCCTCGGCCAGGTCTTCCGCGGGGGCCATATGCGAGTCTTCAATTTGATTTCCCCTCGTCTGCGGGGCCTTGCAGCGTCCACCATGCTCCAggccttcttcatctgcgcCTACTACTCAGTGTTCCTCTCCTGGGGTCTGCACTACTTTTTCGCCTGCTGGCAGACGCCGCTTCCGTGGGTTGTCTCACCAGCCGAACTGGATTTCTGCACTCAGTTCCAAGACGAAACTGCTTGCGAAGCGGCAGGGCGACCTTCGCCTTCTGGTGGAGAATCGCCGGAGCCTTCACCAGCGGCTCAGAGTCTTCCAGGGTCTCTCACAGAGACAGGGGCGACCGCATGTGTGTGGCTCGCGACTTCTTCCCCAGGGCTCCCTCACGGCCACTGCACAGCGGACATTCGGCAGAAGGCGCAGgactttcttttttcggGGGTGTTAAGCTTTAGCGCCGCCTATCCTGGAGGCCTCGCTCTGCCCGTTCTCCTCGGCCTGGCCTTCGTGTGGGTGCAGCTTTTCTGCTCGCTCTTCAAGGGCCTACAGTCTCTCACTGCGGTGATTTACGCGGCGGTGTTGCTTCCCGTCTTTGCGATCTGTCTCGTGATGGTCAGCGCGTTGACGCTGGATGGCGCGAGCCTCGGACTCTCTCACCTCTTCTCCGTCAACTGGGAGGCGTTGGTGGAGCAGCCGGAGATCTGGGGCGAGGCGGCCTCgcaggtcttcttctccctcgggGTCTTTCAGGGGGTCATGACGGCGTACGCCTCTCACAAGAAGGTCTCGCAAAATACGATTCTCGACGCGACAGCTGTCGCCGCCAGCAACgccgtcctctctttcgtcaGTGGCGTAGCGACCTTTGCGATCGCCGGTCACGTTGCGAAGCGCGTGGGCGAAGTTGACGAGGCGACGGGGGCCGCAGATCTCTCCGCGATGAATATCGCGGGGAACCAACTCGTCTTCGTATTGTACCCAATTTCGCTTGCGACGCTCCCGGCGCCGCAGCTCTTCTgtgcgctcttcttcctcgcgttctttctcctggGCATCACGAGTGCCATTTCCTTCGTCCAGCCTGCGATCGACTTGCTGAAGGAGTCGAAACTCTGGCGCGGCACGAAACGCTGGAAGCTGAcgctcgctgcatgcgtcctcggcttcgtcctcggcgtccccttctgtctccgctcggGGATCTACCTCATCGAGTCTGCAGACTACCACTGGAGCGTGGTTGGCCTCACGTTCCTCGGTTGCTGCGAGGCCGTCGCCTTCGGCTGGGTCTACGGCATGGGCCGACAAGTCGAAGTCCTTGGCTTTCTCCCCGTCGCGGTCCACGCCTTCTCGTACCTTGGAGGCGTCTCACTCGCGGCGCTGATTCTCTTCGTTGCCGCCCCTCCGAGCCGCTGCGCTCTTGCCCTCGCGACTGCACTCCCCCTCATGCTCGCAGGCGCGAGCCTGGCCCTCTACCTCTGTCCCCACATGGAGGCTTCCCAGGCGCCTGGCGACCGCGCGTCCCCGCTCCAGGGTACCTCCCGCAAGCAGTcagtctcctcgctctctgcggctTCGAGAAGGGAGCGTCTGGGAGACCCTGAGCGCTGCCAGGTTGGTTTGCAAGTGCAGGCAGCGGAGGTGAGGGGAGACAACAACGCTTGTTTCAGTGCGCTCGACGACAGACTCGGACGCAGTGGAGGATACGCTGTGGAGCCGGAAGACTCCCTACGAAGCGCGGAGGGCATGCCCCCATCTTCCACTTCGTTTCTGGGGCCTCAGGGCGCGGCGGGGCTCCCGTCGAGAACAGGTCGGCGGCTCTCGATCTGGGACCGGATCTACTGGTTGTACTTTGGAAACGTTGAGCATCTGAGGTTGCACCTGAACGCGATAACAGCGTCAAAGGCGCGCGTTTTTTGCCTCTGGCCCGTCTGGTCGGTCGTCATCAAGTACGTCTGCCCCGCAattctcctcttcctgctgTTCAACGAACTCGGGAAAGGCGCCTTCCTCTACTTTGGGGGTTTGCCTCTGGCGTACCATATCGTGGCTATCGCAGTGCTCGCGTTTGTCGCgttcttcgtgtttctcgGCTCCCTTCTTCCCGAGTTCTTCCACGGCTTCGTGACAGAAAGACGCCCCCTAGGCGGAAAAGTAttcgcgagaagacagagacatgcGGCAGAAGCGGCGGCAGCGGTTCCGGCCGCCGGCGTCTCGAAAGGAGTCTCTCCGGCGAGTGTAGCCACAGCCAGCGGGATCGCAGGGAaacaagacacagagagaagcaactga